A window from uncultured Desulfobacter sp. encodes these proteins:
- the argJ gene encoding bifunctional glutamate N-acetyltransferase/amino-acid acetyltransferase ArgJ, whose amino-acid sequence MKGFKFAGICAGIKKSRSLDLGLIYSEKPVCAAALFTKNQVVAAPVILGRKIMEKGMLQAILVNSGNANCFTGEQGIADAKKCVGFVAKALKVDPEHVLVSSTGVIGAPLPVDKIEAKIPEAVKSLDKCTIADFALAILTTDTCTKMVSRNAAINTSGDEKQITVMGVAKGSGMIRPDMATMLAYVFTDADISSSQLKKALTHAADRSFNRITVDGDTSTNDTLVCMANGESQAVIDNDEALGIFQGVLDEVCYELAKRVVKDGEGATKVASITVKGAMNQDDAFAAAEAIAHSPLVKTAIYGQDPNWGRITAAAGRSGAAVDQDKMDLYIGDVQLVKNGQWLGKDAEKEAAQIMKKPEIDIVLDLNLGDGQDQFLFCDFSENYVKINADYRS is encoded by the coding sequence ATGAAAGGCTTTAAATTTGCCGGAATCTGTGCCGGAATCAAAAAAAGCAGATCTTTGGATCTTGGCCTGATCTATTCGGAAAAACCGGTTTGTGCAGCCGCATTGTTTACAAAAAACCAAGTGGTTGCAGCCCCCGTCATCCTGGGCAGAAAAATCATGGAAAAGGGCATGCTCCAGGCAATATTGGTCAATTCAGGCAATGCCAACTGTTTTACCGGTGAACAGGGCATCGCTGATGCAAAAAAATGCGTTGGCTTTGTGGCCAAAGCCCTTAAGGTTGATCCGGAACATGTACTGGTCTCTTCCACCGGGGTGATCGGTGCGCCCCTGCCCGTTGATAAGATAGAAGCAAAAATTCCAGAAGCTGTGAAAAGCCTTGACAAGTGTACCATTGCAGATTTTGCCCTGGCGATTCTTACCACAGATACCTGCACTAAAATGGTGTCCCGCAATGCGGCGATCAATACGTCCGGGGATGAAAAACAAATCACTGTGATGGGTGTTGCCAAAGGCTCCGGCATGATTCGGCCGGATATGGCCACCATGCTGGCCTATGTATTCACCGACGCCGATATTTCCAGCAGTCAGCTCAAAAAGGCACTGACCCATGCCGCTGATCGGTCCTTTAACCGGATTACGGTGGACGGGGATACCAGCACAAACGACACCCTTGTGTGTATGGCTAATGGGGAAAGCCAGGCCGTGATCGACAATGATGAAGCCCTTGGGATATTCCAAGGGGTTTTGGATGAGGTCTGTTATGAGCTTGCCAAACGGGTTGTCAAAGATGGGGAGGGTGCCACAAAAGTTGCCTCCATTACCGTTAAAGGTGCTATGAACCAGGACGATGCATTTGCAGCGGCCGAAGCCATTGCCCATTCACCTCTGGTTAAAACCGCCATTTACGGCCAAGACCCCAACTGGGGACGGATCACTGCTGCGGCCGGCAGATCCGGGGCCGCAGTAGACCAGGATAAAATGGATTTGTATATTGGCGATGTTCAGCTGGTCAAAAATGGTCAGTGGCTGGGGAAAGATGCGGAAAAAGAGGCCGCCCAAATTATGAAGAAGCCTGAAATCGACATAGTTCTGGATCTAAATCTTGGAGACGGCCAGGATCAGTTCCTGTTCTGCGACTTCAGTGAAAACTACGTGAAAATCAATGCCGACTACAGATCCTGA
- a CDS encoding TetR/AcrR family transcriptional regulator codes for MSKKDAILQAATVLFSKNGFKETSTADLAKMINVAEGTIFYHFKTKDGLFLAVLEKTKEMILEEFDAYMGNQHFDSGMGMIERAVSFHLFLAGKMENQFLLLHRYYPYHLAESVPQCRRYLEAIYDCLVSIYEDGIEMGKKDGSIDPLPTRKTALIIFSMVDGVVRFKTYNLYNANALFNELVSSCRRMLKA; via the coding sequence ATGTCCAAGAAAGATGCCATACTGCAGGCTGCCACTGTGCTGTTTTCCAAAAACGGATTCAAAGAGACCTCCACCGCTGATCTGGCAAAAATGATCAATGTGGCCGAAGGCACCATTTTTTATCATTTCAAGACCAAAGACGGATTGTTCCTGGCAGTTCTTGAAAAGACCAAAGAAATGATTCTGGAGGAATTTGACGCCTATATGGGCAACCAGCATTTTGACAGTGGCATGGGCATGATTGAACGCGCGGTGTCCTTCCATTTATTTCTGGCCGGCAAGATGGAGAACCAGTTTCTTCTTTTGCACAGGTACTATCCCTACCATCTGGCGGAGTCCGTACCCCAGTGCCGCAGATATCTGGAAGCCATTTACGACTGTCTTGTTTCCATCTATGAAGACGGTATCGAGATGGGGAAAAAGGACGGTTCCATTGATCCTTTGCCCACCCGCAAAACCGCATTGATTATTTTTTCCATGGTGGACGGGGTGGTCCGGTTTAAAACGTACAATTTGTATAATGCCAACGCACTGTTCAATGAATTGGTAAGCTCCTGCAGACGCATGCTAAAGGCTTAA
- a CDS encoding SulP family inorganic anion transporter, with product MLTKILPFIEWFKDYSLGKFKIDFVAGLTVALVLIPQSMAYAQLAGLPAYYGLYAAFLPPMIASLFGSSRQLATGPVAVVSLMTAASLEPLASAGSEAFIAYAIVLALTVGIFQLMLGVLRLGLIVNFLSHPVVNGFTNAAAIIIGTSQLSKLFGVYVDKAPHHYETIIRVIESAFHYTHLPTLAMGILSIAIMVGLKRLNPRLPFVLAAVAITTIISWATGFQHNETATLSQIMDEKVQQDVHEFNETIQAIKDLSVERTKLTAKIEGSHDAPKLEQLDLQYQSTVLTARIDAAKAKASKIRTELREMHFSAVEDAGKGIVFYRKGSPMPDARLDDRTYRIKMGNKAVETQSITLSGGGAVVGDIPKGLPKIGIPNISVSVFLQLLPYAVIISLLGFMEAIAIAKAMAAKTGQRLDPNQELIGQGLSNILGSFGKSYPVSGSFSRSAVNLQAGAVSGLSSVITSLMVIITLLFFTPLLYHLPQAVLASVIMMAVIGLVNVSGFVHAWHAQWYDGLISVITFVVTLAVAPHLESGIYIGVGLSLAVFLYKSMRPKISLLSRGQDQALKDSCVHELATCEHIQLIRFEGPLFFANASYLEDEINDRIQASSDLKHFIIACNGINDIDASGQEALALIIQRLRSAGYGVSLSGVNDAVHQVLARTHLLEEIGKHNIYSTMENAISSVYPQTHANTKEDQCPLLVNCLGPQSTN from the coding sequence ATGTTAACCAAAATACTGCCGTTCATAGAGTGGTTCAAGGATTACTCCTTGGGCAAGTTCAAAATTGATTTTGTGGCAGGGCTCACCGTGGCCCTGGTACTTATTCCGCAGTCCATGGCCTATGCCCAGTTGGCAGGCCTTCCCGCCTATTACGGCCTTTATGCCGCATTTTTACCCCCCATGATAGCGTCGTTGTTCGGGTCCAGCCGCCAGCTGGCAACAGGTCCCGTGGCCGTGGTCTCTCTGATGACCGCAGCAAGTCTTGAACCTTTGGCGTCCGCCGGCAGTGAAGCCTTTATTGCCTATGCGATTGTCCTGGCACTCACGGTCGGTATTTTTCAGCTGATGCTTGGCGTGCTCCGCCTGGGCCTGATCGTTAATTTTCTGTCCCATCCGGTTGTAAACGGGTTTACCAATGCCGCGGCAATCATCATTGGTACGTCCCAGCTGTCCAAACTGTTCGGTGTATATGTGGACAAGGCGCCCCACCACTATGAAACCATTATACGGGTCATTGAAAGTGCCTTTCATTACACCCATCTGCCCACCCTTGCCATGGGGATTTTATCCATTGCCATCATGGTCGGCTTAAAACGGCTGAATCCAAGACTTCCTTTCGTTCTTGCTGCGGTTGCCATCACCACGATCATCTCCTGGGCCACCGGATTCCAGCACAATGAAACCGCAACGCTGTCCCAGATCATGGATGAAAAGGTTCAGCAGGACGTCCATGAATTTAATGAAACGATTCAAGCCATCAAGGATTTAAGTGTTGAACGTACAAAACTTACAGCCAAGATCGAAGGTAGCCATGATGCGCCCAAACTTGAACAACTGGATTTACAATACCAGTCCACCGTTCTGACGGCCAGAATAGATGCCGCCAAAGCCAAGGCGTCTAAAATTCGTACCGAACTTCGGGAGATGCACTTCAGTGCTGTTGAGGATGCAGGAAAAGGCATTGTGTTCTACAGAAAAGGCAGTCCCATGCCCGATGCCAGACTTGATGACAGAACCTATCGCATCAAGATGGGCAATAAAGCCGTTGAAACACAAAGCATAACGCTGTCCGGTGGTGGTGCAGTGGTCGGCGACATCCCCAAAGGGCTCCCAAAGATCGGCATACCCAATATTAGCGTTTCCGTGTTCCTTCAGCTTCTGCCCTATGCCGTTATTATCTCCCTGCTCGGGTTTATGGAAGCCATTGCCATTGCCAAAGCCATGGCGGCTAAAACCGGCCAACGGCTTGACCCCAACCAGGAACTGATCGGTCAGGGCCTCTCCAACATTCTGGGGTCGTTCGGCAAAAGTTATCCGGTGTCCGGCTCTTTTTCCAGAAGTGCCGTCAATCTCCAGGCAGGTGCCGTGTCCGGTCTTTCCAGTGTTATCACAAGTCTTATGGTTATCATCACCTTGCTGTTTTTCACCCCGCTGCTCTACCATCTGCCCCAGGCCGTTCTTGCGTCGGTTATCATGATGGCGGTTATCGGGCTTGTGAACGTTTCGGGTTTTGTCCATGCTTGGCACGCCCAATGGTATGACGGTCTGATTTCCGTAATTACATTTGTGGTCACCCTGGCTGTGGCGCCCCACCTTGAAAGCGGTATCTATATCGGGGTCGGCCTCTCCCTGGCTGTCTTTTTATACAAAAGCATGCGCCCGAAAATCAGTCTTCTTTCCCGGGGCCAGGATCAGGCACTCAAAGATTCCTGCGTTCACGAACTTGCCACCTGTGAGCACATCCAGTTAATCCGTTTTGAAGGCCCGCTCTTTTTTGCCAATGCCAGCTACCTTGAAGATGAGATCAACGACCGGATCCAGGCATCTTCCGACTTAAAGCACTTCATTATCGCCTGTAACGGTATCAACGATATTGATGCCTCGGGCCAGGAAGCGCTGGCTCTGATTATCCAGCGGCTGAGAAGTGCCGGATACGGGGTATCCTTAAGCGGGGTTAATGACGCGGTGCACCAAGTACTTGCCCGTACACATCTGCTTGAAGAGATCGGCAAGCACAACATTTATTCCACCATGGAAAACGCGATTTCAAGCGTGTACCCCCAGACCCATGCCAATACCAAGGAAGACCAGTGTCCATTACTTGTAAACTGCCTGGGACCCCAGTCAACTAATTAA
- a CDS encoding response regulator, protein MSILTFFSGSYCGKSSIVSDVINQSGFKLLSDNDIVALASQLSGMSEKKIARSFLEKTSVFNKFTHEKERSIAYLRLAVAESIAQDKCVIEGFTSLLIPASISHVLRICLIADKASRIEAAMKEYSLSEKDAGSLISKSDEAHAAWSNTLYKITDPWDASLYDMILPTDKMTKDEAVALILENLKNEVIQPTKASKKAAEDFALAARVEVALSKEGHAVGVSARDGLVTLTINTNVLLLGKLEEELKNIVQEVEGVSSVETRIGKGFYQADIYRRFDFQVPSKVLLVDDEREFVQTLSERLQMRDMGSAIAYDGESALNLVEADEPDVMILDLKMPGIDGIEVLKKVKASRPDIEVIILTGHGSDADKEICMKLGAFAYLQKPVDIEELSKNLEAANEKIRQKQKV, encoded by the coding sequence ATGTCTATACTGACATTTTTCAGCGGTTCATATTGCGGCAAATCGTCAATTGTTTCAGATGTTATTAATCAAAGCGGATTCAAACTGCTCTCGGATAATGATATCGTAGCCTTGGCCAGCCAGCTGTCCGGCATGTCCGAAAAAAAAATTGCCCGCTCTTTTCTTGAAAAAACATCGGTGTTCAATAAGTTTACCCATGAAAAAGAGCGCTCCATTGCTTACCTGCGTCTTGCCGTGGCAGAGAGCATTGCCCAGGACAAGTGCGTGATTGAAGGATTTACAAGCCTTTTAATTCCGGCATCCATCAGTCATGTCCTCAGAATCTGCCTAATTGCAGACAAGGCGTCCCGCATTGAAGCGGCCATGAAAGAATACAGTTTAAGTGAAAAAGATGCCGGCAGCTTGATCTCTAAAAGTGACGAAGCACACGCCGCGTGGTCCAATACACTTTATAAAATTACCGATCCCTGGGACGCCTCCCTGTACGACATGATTCTGCCCACGGACAAGATGACCAAAGATGAAGCCGTCGCGCTGATTCTTGAGAATTTAAAAAATGAAGTCATCCAGCCCACCAAGGCATCCAAAAAGGCCGCCGAGGATTTTGCCCTGGCAGCCCGGGTGGAAGTGGCATTGTCCAAGGAAGGTCATGCGGTGGGCGTCAGTGCCCGGGACGGTCTGGTGACCCTGACCATCAATACCAATGTTCTTTTGCTAGGAAAGCTTGAAGAAGAGCTTAAAAATATAGTACAAGAGGTGGAAGGGGTCTCTTCGGTTGAAACCCGAATCGGCAAGGGGTTTTACCAGGCGGACATCTATCGCAGATTTGACTTTCAGGTGCCGTCAAAAGTGCTCCTGGTGGATGACGAACGGGAATTTGTCCAGACCCTTTCCGAAAGACTGCAGATGCGCGACATGGGATCTGCCATTGCCTATGACGGTGAATCCGCGCTCAATCTTGTGGAAGCCGATGAGCCCGATGTAATGATTCTGGATCTGAAAATGCCCGGCATTGACGGTATTGAAGTGCTCAAAAAAGTCAAGGCATCCAGACCTGACATCGAAGTCATCATTCTTACCGGCCACGGGTCCGACGCGGACAAGGAGATCTGCATGAAGCTTGGGGCATTTGCCTATCTGCAAAAACCTGTGGACATAGAAGAGCTCAGCAAGAATTTAGAGGCTGCCAATGAAAAAATCCGGCAGAAGCAGAAAGTATAA